A window of Sphingobacterium kitahiroshimense genomic DNA:
TATATGTTAAAAATCGATTTATGGGCGAAAAGAATAGGGTTAAATCCCGCTATACAAAGGTAACTAAAATGGAGGTTGTTGATGCAATCATGGATGGCGAATTGTGGATTGAAGAGGCCATGGTTAAGTATAATATAGAAGATAGAATGTTGATCATTACCTGGTTAAGAAAATATATTCGGGACACCAGATAAACTTTTGTTGTTAAAACTTTATGGATAGTAGTTATGGAATGATTCTTTACATATTTTTAACGAAAGGGGAGTATTGGTATTAGTGGTATATCTGATGGCGTTGATGGAGAAAGCAATAATCATCTTATCCATTTTATTTTTACAGCTGATAGGCGTGGAGTTAGGCCCTGCGAAGGTCAATTAAAAGACTGTCTATATACCAATGGTGTCTGGTTCGTTTTGTTTTTAAACACTTTACTGAATGATTGCGGATATTCAAAACCTAATCGATATGCGATTTCACTTACGGATAATTTTGTTGTTGAAAAGAGCAGTTGAACTGTAAAACAAGCACCACAATCGTTGAGCAATCCAGTGACTATATGGTAGCAAAAGTAACCCAACAATTTGAAGGTTTTACCAAGACCGATTTAGTTCCCTTGGTCAATGATGGCGGCAACTGGAAAGTATCGCAATCCATCAATACGTATAAGTAAGTTAAGTAAATTTCATATGTTTAGTCAAATCCACATCGAGAGATGTGGCTTTTCTTTTTAGTATCCTCAGAAGCGCTGGACAATAGCACGCGATTACAATATGGATCTTATTTAGGATTTTATAAATTTGACTTCAATAAAGACTGAAGCTTTTAACTTTTGTTTCTTGATAATTCTACGAATAGATCATATTTTCACGCTCTTAATTCTATTACAACTCAAAGTTAAGTAAGAAATTTGGGAACGCACATAATTAAGCTCATTGCTATTAATAAATAAATTAAGAAATTTTACGTTAATTAATCATTATACCTTTCCTTATATGTTTTGTGAAAAAGTCATTTTTGCACTAGTTTTAACAGCTATTCAAACAGCCATCTTTGTCTCGTGTAATACTCAAAACCGTGGCGAATGGGAAGTTTCCGATGCGAGTCGTGATACTATGCTTAATGCAGAAACCAATGTAAGTGATGCTACTACTATGATTCTAAAAATTGAGGGGCATACAGACGACTCAGTAAAAGTACACGGGATGACAATTGCTGGAGGAAATATTAACAAGGAATTGAAAGTTGATTGGTATAACTCAAAGGTTTCAGTTCAGTTTGAAGCCTATCGAGCAAAACAAGGCAGTCTAAAGATTAAATTTTATGTGCCAGCAAGCCTTTAGCTGTTATATATTTCAATAAACATACAAGTCGTCTATGAAGCGCCTTGTATACTCTTCTGGATAACATTTACAACTTATCTAAAATCGTACCTTTGTTATTTAATTTTCTTCTTAGTACTGTAATCCTTTACTTTCTTGCAGTTTTAATCATGGATTATTATTTGCGCACGCACTTTCTTTTTGGATCGCAAAGACATGATTAACACCTGAATATTACAGCAGTCAGCTTCGCGACCTATTCGAACGCTGTTAGGGAAGACTTCGGGAAATGTCTACTGTGCCTCTACTGTTTGGATACTGTTTTATTCCATTACCGCCCTGATACAGTCTAATTAATTGCTTTATCTGACTCATTTGTTTTGGTTCTCCAGCCATCAGTGATCCAAATTTTTTGATAACTAAGTAAGAAAAACTACTCGCAAAAGGGTCAACATGAGCCAGTATATCCAGCTGGCTAAAGTTTGCACTCGAACCGCTTTTGCTTTGATATATTATTGCGTGTAAGTCGTTATTTATTTGATAGTCCCCATTTTTCAACCAGTTCAGCTTTAAGACCGCCTTCTTTGGCATTTGGATTTCCTATACCAGTTTCTATTAAATTTTTCAAACTAACTTGAATATAATTTGCCCAAGAATCATTACAAATTTCGAAACACTCATCTAGTGGTGTTAAACCTTCGTGGGTAAAAGTCACTTTTGTTTGCTCGTCATCATTAGAAATATCAAAAATCAATTTGGTGTTTACCCATTCGGTTTTATCTTTTATGAAGTTAAATTCATTATCCGTAACCAGATAAACTAATTTGACATTTGGGATTTCTTCTACCAGTTTTAATTTACACAAATGGATGTCTTTATAGTGGTATAAAAATGTTTTCCCAAGCTTTTCTGTATTCCCTTCTATTTCTTCAGACCACCACCCTCTGAAATTTTTAATAGCTTTAAAAGTAGTTGAGGCATCTTTGTCAACTTTAAACGTTGAAGTGTAATTGTTGTTTTCCATTGCATGTGTATTTGAATGTTGATTTACAATTTTGGTTTTTGAGTTAAAGGATAACAATCCTGAAACTAGCATAAACGAAATTAATGTTTGCATATTTTTTTTTCACAAGATTATTTTATCGATTCTTGTTTAGTTGGTACAAAGATAATTTCCATACATCACTTATATAGGGTGTTAATTAGACGTTTTAAAGGGTTGATTTGGACAATAATATAGGCTATTTTTGTTTCAAATAATTTACAATGAAACAATTAAGTATTTTGATTCCCGATGACCAGACTAGTTTGAGTACCGTTGCCTGTATAATTGGTACTTATCAGATGTTTATGAGTGCTAATTTGTATTACGAAAAGTTAGGAAAACAAATTGTATTTAAAGTTGATTTGGTAAGTGCTACAGATGAAAAATTACTCAAAAATGAATTTTTGACTATAAAGTCAAATCTCACTATATCTAAATGTCCAAAAAACGACTTGATTATTATTCCTGCAACCTTGATTCGTAGTTATGATACAGCAACAACCAATAACCAATTATTAATTGACTGGATCAAGTCTCAATACAAAGAAGGTGCAGAAGTTGCCAGTATGTGTGCAGGAAGTTTTATGTTGGCATCTGCCGATTTACTCACTGGAAAGGTTTGTTCTACCCATTGGGCATTGGCTGAAAAATTTAAAGAACTTTTCCCGAATGTTAATTTACAGACTGATAAATTAATTACGGATGAAAATGGGATTTATACCAATGGTGGTGCTTATTCTTTTTTGCATCTGTTATTATATTTGGTTGAAAAATTTTATGACCGTCAAACAGCTATTTATTGTGCCAAATATTTTCAGGTTGATTTAGATAGAAATCAACAATCTGAATTTTTAATTTTTAATGGTCATAAAAATCATATTGATGAGATTATCCTTGAGGCACAACTTTATATGGAAAAACATTATCAAGATAAAATTTCCATTGAAGATCTATCTTTGAAATTTGGATTGAGTAGAAGAAACTTTGACCGAAGATTTATAAAGGCAACCAGCTTAAGACCGTTTGATTATTTGCAACGACTAAAAGTGGAAGCTGCTAAAAAGGCTTTTGAAAATTCTCGAAAAACGGTTAATGAGGTAATGTATGACGTTGGCTACAATGATACTAAAGCATTTCGAGAAGTTTTTCATCGTATTACAGGTACAACACCAACTGACTACAAAGAAAAATATAATAGTGAGAGTTGATTGTGTATTAAGTTTTATCAGGCTTTGTAATGCTCTGCTGCAAATATAATTATTCTTCTAACAGATAAAAATTGTAAAATAATATTACAGAAGTTGAGTTTCTGAATTTTTAATGATAAATAGTTTTTCAAAAAAAGCTACCTGTACAATATGAATAAAGAGCTGTTAAATGACAAGCGCGCCCTAAACGATGAAAAAATGGAGGTGTTTTGCAATGGTTTCATAGAAAAATAAGAATTTCTATTTTACTCCATTGTTTAGCAATGATCCGCATCAATTCGTAATTAGTATAGTTTCTAAATATCCTTTGCTAATCTTCTCTTTTATAAGTTTTTCAATTTCTTTTGAACATTCTTCTTTTGTAGCAAATTCTTTTTCATTATTACGTCCCTCAGTACCAATTTTTCCCCATTTAACTATATACTTTTCATCAATTTGTTCAGTTATCCAAAATTTATTTGAGTCTCCTGTTTGGTTAATAAAAATTCGTTTCATATTTGGTTTACTCAATATGTTATTTACCCTTTTCTGTTTAGTCTTCTTTTACCTTATACGCTAATATAGTAGTTTGCTCAGCAGCACTATGCTTTCGAACCTAATTTACAAAAAAGTATAGCCAATCCATCGCAGGATTTCCTAAACTCAACTTTTGGCTTACATTTAGTCACAATTCCTTTCCAATCAAAAAGTTTAGAAAGATTCACCTACCCATTTCTATCATTCACCGAGTTTTTAATTGGTTTAGTCTAATTGCCATAGGCAAGGGACGATTAACACCCTACTTTTGAATCAACAATTAAGAACAATAAACTAACAATATAACATAAAGATATTATGAAAACTTTAGCAAAAACATTCGCAGCAGCAGCTTTGATCGCCGTATCAACATTCACGATGGCAGCAGCTAAACCAGTACGAGACAACTCTAAAAAAGCGGTGGTCAATCTATCCACAGCAGATCTCGCCATTGATCATTACGTAGCCGTTATGACTGAAGGTCAATCGGCAGGAGTAGAGCAGTTGTTTACTTCAGATTTTAATCAAAAAGTTCAGACATCAGAAGCTAAGATCAACAGCCGTTCAGAAGTAATTTCCTTCTTGAAAAAACAAAAAGGCGAGCAGTTGAACTGTAAAACAAGCACTACCATTGTTGAGCAATCAGGTGATTATATGCTTGCAAAAGTGACCCAACAATTTGAAGGATTTACCAAGACCGATTTAATCACCTTGGTCAATGACGGTGGCAACTGGAAAGTATCCCAATCCATCAACACGTATAAGTAAGTTAAGTTTGAATGCATATGTTTAGTTAAAGCCACATCGTAAGATGTGGCTTTTCTTTTTTCTATAGCATCTCTAAAGATTGATCCAAGTTGTGCAAGCCGACAACAAACGGTTACAAACGACTACAAACGTTTAATAACCGACTAATATTTTTAGTTTTTATCATATTTGGTTTATGTAATTAATTATTTAAATAAATCCTAAAATTATGTTAAAGCATTCACAACCCGTATTTATTGATCCAACCACTGATGAAGGATTCAAGCGATTATTCGGAGACAAGGTCAACCTGATCAACTTTTTAAACATCATCTTTCATGGTCGTAAGACCATCACAGATCTTACTTATCGGGATACCGAGCGTATCGGAGCAACCGAAGAGATAGGTAAAGTTATCTTTGATCTTGTAGTGCAGATCAGTACAGGAGAAGAGATCATCATCGAGATGCAGACGAGTACACAGACCAACCTGAAACAACGTATGCTGTACTATGCCAGCAAGGTCATTTCAGACACAGCACCTAAGGGAAACCGCAAAGCCTGGGGGTATGCCATTCCCGAGGTTTATACCATTGTCCTGATGGACGGTTTTCATATGCCGGGAGGTGATCATAAAACTTATTTTCACGATACCTGCCTGTGTCATAGAGATTCAGGACAAATTTTCTATGAAGGATTTGGGTTTATTTACCTCGAATCCTGAAGGGATCTATCATTCCATCAAGTTAAATTATATATGATAAATTATTAACTTTGTTAAAAGCGAAGCTGAGGTTGAAGACGAACTGGACAAAGTATTCTTTATGCTTAAAAATATGTCTACGTTAAAGACCTTGCCACGGATCATGAAATCGGCGGTATTTCAACGCTTCTTTCAGTTGGCCAGCTACGCAAAATTGACAAAGGAGGAAAAGACTATGTATGATATTAGTTTAAAACGTAAGTGGGATGCTGAAGCAGTGCGGATGTATCAAGAAGGATTAGAGGAACAATTGGGAG
This region includes:
- a CDS encoding GlxA family transcriptional regulator; amino-acid sequence: MKQLSILIPDDQTSLSTVACIIGTYQMFMSANLYYEKLGKQIVFKVDLVSATDEKLLKNEFLTIKSNLTISKCPKNDLIIIPATLIRSYDTATTNNQLLIDWIKSQYKEGAEVASMCAGSFMLASADLLTGKVCSTHWALAEKFKELFPNVNLQTDKLITDENGIYTNGGAYSFLHLLLYLVEKFYDRQTAIYCAKYFQVDLDRNQQSEFLIFNGHKNHIDEIILEAQLYMEKHYQDKISIEDLSLKFGLSRRNFDRRFIKATSLRPFDYLQRLKVEAAKKAFENSRKTVNEVMYDVGYNDTKAFREVFHRITGTTPTDYKEKYNSES
- a CDS encoding SRPBCC domain-containing protein; amino-acid sequence: MQTLISFMLVSGLLSFNSKTKIVNQHSNTHAMENNNYTSTFKVDKDASTTFKAIKNFRGWWSEEIEGNTEKLGKTFLYHYKDIHLCKLKLVEEIPNVKLVYLVTDNEFNFIKDKTEWVNTKLIFDISNDDEQTKVTFTHEGLTPLDECFEICNDSWANYIQVSLKNLIETGIGNPNAKEGGLKAELVEKWGLSNK
- a CDS encoding PD-(D/E)XK nuclease family transposase, with amino-acid sequence MLKHSQPVFIDPTTDEGFKRLFGDKVNLINFLNIIFHGRKTITDLTYRDTERIGATEEIGKVIFDLVVQISTGEEIIIEMQTSTQTNLKQRMLYYASKVISDTAPKGNRKAWGYAIPEVYTIVLMDGFHMPGGDHKTYFHDTCLCHRDSGQIFYEGFGFIYLES
- a CDS encoding WGR domain-containing protein encodes the protein MKRIFINQTGDSNKFWITEQIDEKYIVKWGKIGTEGRNNEKEFATKEECSKEIEKLIKEKISKGYLETILITN
- a CDS encoding nuclear transport factor 2 family protein; amino-acid sequence: MKTLAKTFAAAALIAVSTFTMAAAKPVRDNSKKAVVNLSTADLAIDHYVAVMTEGQSAGVEQLFTSDFNQKVQTSEAKINSRSEVISFLKKQKGEQLNCKTSTTIVEQSGDYMLAKVTQQFEGFTKTDLITLVNDGGNWKVSQSINTYK
- a CDS encoding DUF2802 domain-containing protein gives rise to the protein MNFVKSEAEVEDELDKVFFMLKNMSTLKTLPRIMKSAVFQRFFQLASYAKLTKEEKTMYDISLKRKWDAEAVRMYQEGLEEQLGGLEKQLKEAKKAIVSAEAQGEHNKAIDTALKLTKMGLSVEQIAEATGLTTNEIEKLK